One genomic segment of Rivularia sp. PCC 7116 includes these proteins:
- a CDS encoding DUF262 domain-containing protein — MQVNQISLRRLLDCSVQYQIPLFQRPYSWKEENWEVLWNDLINLYEEQFEGSYFLGPIVTQAVNGTPGSISPYLVIDGQQRLTTLTILLAVVRNHLKKNEPKIAEKIHELYLINKYEEGSKYYKVLPTQSDCQIYQSIVDSYKNIKNLKKEGKIYEAYKFFEKKLKNPGMDLEIEYIQFHNLILERLTLVNITTEDSDNPYLIFESLNNKGEELTQADLIRNYVFMKLPENERDEVYKKQWRPVEEQFHTEIQSPKSKASKVSSSDELTKAIWFYFRRKGDSISEKSVYQELKKCFDRCANHQEFKSELSKLLKFVEYYQRMNFYVVEPEDKLNIRFRRLKRLDFSTCQIFILSIYEKYDDGELSLEEFEAILRYLESYFVRRLFTKVSPSTLGKVFDNLYKEVDKTKSKSILEGLRKVLTNYDKTKIFPDDEAFREGIINTEIYPKTSTYRDRAKLILETLEEHQTKEVVVFDRLQIEHIMPQKLRKEWKTSLGVSHAAIHKKWLHTLGNLTLTGYNPELSNKPFEEKVNLLRESNVTLNRHFHKMDTWNESTIKTRAEDLAKIALKIWVR, encoded by the coding sequence ATGCAGGTAAATCAGATTAGTCTTCGTCGTTTGCTTGACTGTAGCGTACAGTATCAAATACCGCTTTTCCAAAGACCTTACTCCTGGAAGGAGGAAAATTGGGAAGTACTGTGGAACGACTTGATTAATCTGTATGAGGAGCAGTTTGAAGGGTCTTATTTCTTGGGACCTATCGTAACTCAAGCTGTAAATGGAACTCCTGGAAGTATATCTCCTTACTTAGTTATAGATGGTCAGCAACGTTTAACTACGTTAACTATTTTATTAGCAGTTGTTAGAAATCATCTGAAGAAAAACGAACCGAAGATAGCTGAGAAAATACATGAACTTTATTTAATTAATAAATACGAAGAGGGTAGCAAATATTATAAGGTTTTACCTACACAATCTGACTGTCAGATTTATCAGAGTATAGTTGATTCCTATAAGAATATTAAAAATTTGAAAAAAGAAGGAAAAATTTACGAAGCCTATAAATTCTTTGAGAAAAAGTTAAAGAATCCAGGAATGGATTTAGAAATTGAATATATTCAATTTCATAATTTAATTCTTGAACGTTTAACTTTGGTTAATATTACCACTGAAGATAGTGACAATCCATATTTGATTTTTGAAAGCTTAAATAATAAGGGAGAAGAACTTACACAAGCAGATTTAATCAGAAATTATGTATTTATGAAATTACCTGAAAATGAACGTGATGAAGTATATAAAAAACAATGGCGACCTGTTGAGGAACAGTTCCATACAGAAATACAATCTCCTAAAAGTAAAGCTAGTAAAGTATCATCCTCTGATGAGTTAACCAAAGCAATTTGGTTTTATTTTCGTAGGAAGGGAGATTCAATTAGTGAAAAAAGCGTTTATCAAGAGTTGAAAAAATGTTTTGATAGGTGCGCTAATCATCAGGAGTTTAAATCTGAATTAAGTAAACTGCTTAAGTTTGTTGAATACTACCAGCGAATGAATTTTTATGTTGTAGAACCTGAAGATAAGTTAAATATACGATTCCGCAGATTAAAGCGATTGGATTTTTCAACATGTCAGATTTTTATTTTAAGCATTTACGAAAAATATGATGATGGTGAATTGTCTTTAGAAGAATTTGAAGCTATATTACGCTACCTCGAATCTTATTTTGTACGTCGTTTATTTACTAAAGTTTCTCCTTCAACTTTAGGTAAAGTATTTGATAATTTATATAAGGAGGTTGATAAAACAAAATCAAAGAGTATTTTAGAAGGTTTGCGTAAAGTACTCACAAATTACGATAAGACTAAGATTTTTCCCGATGATGAAGCTTTTCGGGAAGGAATTATTAATACAGAGATATACCCGAAAACTTCCACTTATAGAGACCGGGCTAAATTGATTTTGGAGACTTTAGAAGAACATCAAACTAAAGAGGTAGTTGTTTTTGATCGGCTACAGATTGAACATATCATGCCTCAAAAACTTAGAAAAGAGTGGAAAACATCTTTGGGAGTAAGTCATGCTGCTATCCATAAGAAATGGCTGCATACTTTGGGTAATCTGACTTTAACTGGTTACAATCCTGAGTTATCGAATAAACCTTTTGAGGAAAAAGTTAATCTATTAAGGGAAAGCAATGTAACTTTGAATCGACACTTTCATAAAATGGATACTTGGAACGAATCAACTATTAAAACTCGTGCTGAAGATTTAGCTAAAATAGCTCTCAAGATATGGGTAAGATAA
- a CDS encoding N-acetylmuramoyl-L-alanine amidase: MGRIFISAGHGGKEAGGIDPGSVAGGTTEAKEMIFLRDLILTELRARGFEVLSVPDSLSARASIQWINSRARRNDVAVEIHADAAASPAVNGASVYYIANNEVRKGNAEMLLMGLLRRVPQINSRGVKPDTSTGMGRLMFTREVAIASLLMQVIFLSSPDDRALLQSRRREFAVGIADGIAAWARAIDPGSTPAPAETPPPTPQPSYPSVNIKINGQSYPEQGIVVNGNAYIPIDLVDRLRIDLSKAENVRRLSYRRIVYVKAIELREFNVSIGWDAATRTVVLRSNLAICPGQMTQIMSRGTTSEVQLQIFLRDNNQDALVKFPDIPKLYREEAAIEGVNHDIAFCQMCLETGFLRFGDDIAPQQNNFAGLATIGGGNEVATFPSARIGVRAHIQHLKAYASLEPLAEENVDPRFRFVTRGIAPLVTDLSGRWEADLQYGEKIVALVKRLYESAGLL; the protein is encoded by the coding sequence ATGGGACGTATTTTTATTTCGGCAGGGCACGGAGGTAAGGAAGCTGGTGGAATTGATCCAGGTTCTGTTGCTGGGGGCACAACTGAAGCCAAGGAAATGATTTTCCTCCGGGATTTAATTTTAACGGAATTAAGGGCGCGTGGGTTTGAGGTTCTTTCGGTACCGGATTCTTTGAGCGCCAGAGCTAGTATTCAATGGATTAATTCTCGCGCTCGTCGTAATGATGTGGCGGTGGAAATTCATGCCGATGCTGCTGCTAGCCCTGCTGTAAACGGCGCTAGCGTTTACTACATTGCTAATAATGAAGTTCGTAAAGGCAATGCCGAGATGTTGTTGATGGGGCTTTTAAGAAGAGTTCCGCAAATAAATAGTCGGGGGGTGAAGCCGGACACTTCTACTGGCATGGGGCGATTGATGTTTACTCGGGAAGTAGCGATCGCCTCTCTTTTAATGCAGGTGATTTTCTTGAGCAGTCCGGACGATCGGGCTTTACTACAAAGTCGTCGTCGGGAATTTGCCGTGGGCATAGCAGATGGAATAGCAGCTTGGGCGCGTGCAATTGACCCCGGTTCTACCCCTGCTCCTGCCGAAACTCCTCCTCCTACACCTCAACCTAGTTATCCCTCAGTAAATATTAAAATTAACGGTCAAAGCTATCCCGAGCAAGGAATAGTAGTTAACGGTAATGCTTATATTCCCATAGATTTGGTAGATAGATTAAGAATTGATTTATCAAAAGCTGAGAATGTACGTCGTTTAAGCTACCGCAGAATAGTTTACGTCAAAGCTATTGAATTAAGAGAATTTAATGTATCAATTGGTTGGGATGCTGCGACACGAACCGTAGTTTTACGTTCAAACTTAGCAATTTGTCCCGGTCAAATGACTCAAATTATGTCCAGGGGTACAACTTCAGAAGTGCAGCTACAAATATTTTTAAGAGATAACAATCAAGATGCTTTGGTGAAGTTTCCCGATATACCAAAACTCTATCGCGAAGAAGCAGCTATAGAGGGAGTGAATCACGATATTGCTTTTTGTCAGATGTGTTTGGAAACCGGATTTTTACGATTTGGGGACGATATCGCACCACAGCAGAATAATTTTGCCGGGTTAGCAACAATTGGTGGAGGGAACGAAGTAGCTACTTTCCCTAGCGCTAGGATTGGAGTTCGCGCTCATATTCAGCATTTGAAAGCTTACGCGAGTTTGGAACCTTTAGCTGAGGAAAATGTAGACCCCAGATTTAGGTTTGTGACAAGAGGTATAGCGCCATTAGTGACTGATTTATCGGGGAGATGGGAAGCAGATTTGCAGTATGGAGAGAAAATTGTGGCGTTGGTGAAGCGGTTGTATGAGTCGGCGGGGTTGTTGTAG
- the dnaG gene encoding DNA primase — protein sequence MQIPRLHQDTIDEVKHRADIVDVISERVVLRKRGKDFLGLCPFHNEKTPSFSVSPSKQMYFCFGCQAGGNVFKFMMELDKRSFADVVLDLARRYQVPVQTLEPEQRQELQRKISERNQIYEILEVASRFYQHALWQPSGEAALLYLQQQRQLKDETIKEFQLGYAPVGWEILYRYLVEDKHYPVQLLEKAGLTKPRSEGRGFYDTFRNRLMIPIHDITGKVIGFGGRTLGEDKPKYLNSPETEVFNKGKTLFGLDKAKDGISQFDQAVVVEGYFDVIALHAVGITNVVASLGTALSIEQVRLAMRYSDSKQLILNFDADKAGNIAAQRAIGEVADLAYKGEVQLKILNIPDGKDADEYLFNNSSEDYQQLLAKAPLWLDWQIEQITKDADLRQATDFQKSCQQMVKLLKNIANPDTRNYYVSRCAEILSLGDAQLIALRAENLLTQISPASNRQWKGNSQNNKNYKSYKNNQNNYSSSKDYQNHQEDSSSNVINTIAKTEHSLLEKAEGLLLLIYLHSPEYRQTISNDLEENNLQFSLSHHRFLWQQIVDIWDNNSSAELISTLQDRYLEFPEQMEMISHLFHLSEAAQKQIIRTPQVILRATLSMERVLREKRYRHFRELWERTDPEIEPEQWKSYYQAFMAEKQRLGELDKQRCFNVGEF from the coding sequence ATGCAAATCCCACGCTTGCACCAAGACACTATAGATGAAGTTAAACACAGGGCAGATATTGTTGATGTAATTTCGGAACGTGTTGTTTTACGCAAGCGTGGTAAGGATTTTTTGGGTTTGTGTCCTTTCCATAATGAAAAAACCCCTAGTTTCAGCGTCAGCCCTAGCAAGCAGATGTATTTCTGTTTTGGTTGTCAAGCTGGGGGAAATGTTTTCAAGTTTATGATGGAGTTGGATAAGCGTTCTTTTGCTGATGTTGTATTGGATTTGGCAAGACGCTATCAGGTACCCGTACAAACTTTAGAACCCGAACAGCGACAGGAATTACAGCGCAAAATATCGGAACGCAATCAAATATATGAAATTCTTGAGGTGGCTTCGCGTTTTTATCAACATGCTTTATGGCAACCGTCGGGGGAAGCTGCGCTGCTATATCTCCAGCAGCAGCGTCAGTTAAAGGATGAAACTATCAAGGAATTTCAGTTAGGTTATGCTCCGGTTGGTTGGGAAATTTTATACCGTTATTTAGTAGAAGATAAACATTATCCGGTACAGTTATTAGAAAAAGCTGGTTTAACTAAACCTCGCTCTGAAGGTAGGGGTTTTTATGATACTTTTCGCAACCGTTTAATGATTCCCATTCACGATATCACCGGGAAGGTAATTGGTTTCGGTGGCAGAACTTTAGGGGAAGATAAACCAAAGTATTTAAATTCTCCGGAAACGGAGGTTTTTAATAAGGGCAAAACTTTATTTGGTTTAGATAAAGCGAAAGATGGTATTTCTCAATTTGACCAAGCTGTTGTTGTTGAGGGATACTTTGATGTTATAGCCCTCCATGCTGTAGGAATTACTAATGTTGTGGCTTCTTTGGGTACTGCTTTAAGTATTGAACAGGTACGTTTAGCAATGCGTTACAGCGATTCTAAGCAGTTAATTCTCAATTTTGATGCCGATAAAGCTGGCAATATCGCCGCACAAAGAGCAATTGGTGAAGTTGCCGATTTGGCTTATAAAGGAGAAGTTCAGCTGAAGATTTTAAATATTCCTGACGGAAAAGATGCCGATGAATATTTATTTAATAATAGTTCGGAAGATTATCAGCAACTGTTAGCAAAAGCACCTTTATGGTTGGATTGGCAAATAGAACAAATTACTAAAGATGCCGATTTGAGACAAGCTACAGATTTTCAAAAATCCTGTCAGCAAATGGTCAAGTTATTAAAGAATATAGCTAATCCCGATACGCGAAATTATTATGTTTCTCGCTGTGCAGAAATATTAAGTTTGGGAGATGCTCAACTTATTGCCTTACGAGCAGAAAATTTATTAACTCAAATTTCCCCTGCTAGCAATCGGCAGTGGAAAGGAAATTCTCAGAATAATAAAAATTATAAAAGTTATAAAAACAATCAAAATAATTATTCATCTTCTAAAGATTATCAAAATCACCAAGAAGATAGTTCGAGTAACGTTATCAATACGATTGCTAAAACCGAACATAGCCTATTAGAAAAGGCAGAAGGTTTATTATTATTAATTTACCTACATTCTCCAGAATATCGTCAAACTATTAGCAATGACTTAGAAGAAAATAATTTACAATTTAGCTTATCTCATCATAGATTTTTATGGCAGCAAATTGTAGATATTTGGGATAATAACTCCTCAGCAGAATTAATTTCAACCTTACAAGATAGATATTTAGAATTCCCCGAACAAATGGAAATGATTTCCCATTTATTCCATTTGAGTGAAGCAGCCCAAAAACAAATAATTCGTACTCCCCAAGTTATTTTAAGAGCAACTTTGAGTATGGAAAGAGTATTGCGAGAAAAACGCTACCGTCATTTTCGCGAACTTTGGGAAAGAACAGATCCAGAAATTGAACCAGAACAATGGAAATCCTATTATCAAGCTTTTATGGCTGAAAAGCAGCGACTGGGTGAATTAGATAAACAACGATGTTTTAATGTGGGAGAATTTTAA
- a CDS encoding pentapeptide repeat-containing protein, whose protein sequence is MILTKSNWIIVTIVSLLFWGMACMPLNLTPPAFALDYNKEILIEADFSGQDLTDSSFTKANLRDSNFSNSNLQGVRFFATNLESANLRNANLRYATLDSARLVKADLTNAVLEGAFASNARFDGAIIDGADFTDVLLRADEQDKLCKLAKGTNPTTGRDTRDTLFCS, encoded by the coding sequence ATGATTTTGACTAAAAGCAACTGGATAATCGTAACTATAGTTAGCTTATTGTTTTGGGGGATGGCTTGTATGCCATTAAATTTAACTCCCCCAGCTTTTGCACTAGATTACAACAAAGAAATATTAATCGAAGCGGATTTCTCCGGGCAAGACTTGACTGATTCGAGTTTTACCAAAGCAAATCTTCGCGATAGCAACTTTAGTAATTCTAATTTGCAAGGTGTAAGATTTTTTGCGACTAATTTAGAATCAGCGAATTTGAGAAATGCCAACTTAAGGTATGCGACATTAGATTCCGCACGTTTAGTCAAAGCAGACTTAACTAATGCGGTACTAGAAGGTGCCTTTGCATCTAATGCTAGATTTGATGGTGCAATAATTGATGGTGCTGATTTTACAGATGTATTGTTACGTGCTGACGAACAAGACAAATTGTGTAAATTAGCCAAAGGTACTAATCCCACAACGGGAAGAGATACCCGAGATACTTTATTTTGTTCCTAA
- a CDS encoding YraN family protein, whose amino-acid sequence MANHSSSHYPDIGALGEDLVTQWLESNSWLILHRRWRCRWGEIDIIAQREDDSGTAILIFVEVKTRSAGSWDAGGRMAIAPSKQVKLCRTAAMFLTNFPEKADYPCRFDVAIVCCQRKITRTNAIFSLSASGYYLTLQEYIQAAFEYSIDNQ is encoded by the coding sequence ATGGCAAACCATTCTTCCTCACATTATCCCGATATCGGTGCTTTAGGTGAAGACCTAGTAACGCAATGGCTGGAATCTAATAGTTGGTTAATTCTGCATCGTCGCTGGCGCTGTCGTTGGGGAGAAATCGATATTATTGCACAAAGGGAAGATGATTCCGGTACCGCTATATTAATTTTTGTGGAAGTAAAAACCCGTTCTGCGGGAAGCTGGGATGCAGGAGGAAGAATGGCGATCGCGCCTTCAAAGCAAGTTAAGTTATGTCGCACTGCCGCGATGTTTCTAACAAATTTTCCTGAAAAAGCAGACTATCCCTGTCGATTTGATGTAGCTATTGTTTGCTGTCAGAGAAAAATAACCAGGACAAATGCAATCTTTAGCTTATCGGCATCGGGATACTATTTAACATTGCAAGAATACATTCAAGCAGCATTTGAATATTCAATTGACAACCAGTAA
- the queA gene encoding tRNA preQ1(34) S-adenosylmethionine ribosyltransferase-isomerase QueA — MAISNSSNPQSNTSQSVYSSNQDSTHINLDVSLDGYDYHLPPEFIAQNPAVPRDSSRLLVVDSLDTGIKSIPSHHVFRDLSVILRPQDLLVMNDTKVIPARLYGRKSTGAQVEVLLLEEKHVDCWLALVKPGKRFKKGSEIIFETKRENSQQNCKKLVATVLETDEATGGRLLQFDVPAGMSLIQLLEDFGEVPLPPYISASEAESGQYQTVYAQNPGAVAAPTAGLHFTPELLEKLEEKGINRTFVTLHVGVGTFRPVEVEDVTTHEMHGEWIEIPAETVEKIRETKAKGGRIIAVGTTAVRALEGAAKAGEAELQPFCGETDLFIYPGYEWKVVDGLITNFHLPRSSLLMLVSALIGRERLLNIYQEAIKSQYRFYSFGDAMLILPEAVSG, encoded by the coding sequence ATGGCAATATCTAATTCTTCCAACCCGCAAAGCAACACATCGCAAAGCGTTTACTCTTCCAATCAAGATAGCACACATATTAATTTAGATGTTTCCCTCGACGGATACGACTACCATTTGCCTCCCGAATTCATTGCTCAAAACCCTGCGGTTCCCAGAGATAGTTCTCGGTTGTTGGTAGTAGATTCTCTAGACACTGGTATAAAAAGTATACCAAGTCATCATGTTTTTCGAGATTTATCGGTAATACTTCGTCCGCAGGACTTATTAGTGATGAATGATACAAAAGTAATACCGGCGAGACTTTACGGACGTAAATCTACGGGAGCGCAGGTAGAAGTTTTACTATTGGAAGAAAAACATGTTGATTGTTGGTTGGCTTTAGTGAAGCCGGGAAAGCGGTTTAAAAAAGGTAGCGAAATAATTTTTGAAACGAAAAGAGAAAATTCGCAACAGAATTGTAAAAAATTAGTTGCAACGGTTTTGGAGACAGACGAAGCTACTGGAGGAAGATTATTGCAATTTGATGTTCCTGCGGGAATGTCTTTGATACAGCTATTAGAAGACTTTGGTGAAGTGCCTTTACCGCCCTACATTAGTGCAAGTGAAGCAGAAAGCGGGCAATACCAGACAGTTTACGCACAAAATCCCGGAGCAGTTGCAGCACCTACAGCAGGGCTGCATTTTACCCCGGAGTTATTAGAAAAGCTGGAAGAAAAAGGGATTAATCGAACTTTTGTAACGTTGCATGTGGGAGTAGGGACATTTCGTCCGGTGGAAGTAGAAGATGTAACTACCCATGAAATGCATGGAGAATGGATTGAGATACCGGCGGAAACAGTAGAGAAAATTCGCGAAACGAAAGCTAAAGGTGGAAGAATTATTGCAGTGGGAACTACAGCAGTAAGAGCATTAGAGGGAGCAGCTAAAGCCGGAGAAGCAGAATTACAGCCATTTTGTGGCGAAACCGACTTATTTATATATCCAGGATATGAGTGGAAAGTAGTGGATGGTTTAATTACCAACTTTCATTTACCACGTTCGAGTTTATTGATGCTAGTCAGCGCTTTAATTGGAAGAGAAAGACTGTTAAATATATATCAAGAAGCAATCAAATCCCAATATCGTTTTTATTCCTTCGGCGATGCGATGTTGATATTGCCCGAAGCAGTTAGTGGTTAG
- a CDS encoding tetratricopeptide repeat protein, giving the protein MSQNFLNIQPSIQRMIRASVPLIFGSCAALIGLTIAELPASRVWAQTAVTQDLQAAGLFQQGVMRYNDGDLQAAELALRAALSRDSNLASARNYLGNIFLQQNRLDAAVQEYGEAIRLNPNLAEAYYNLGLALHKQGQNEAAITAYRQALVVEPTMANANYNLGLALYQQGQTEEAIAAYQQSINLDRNNANAYFNLGLALQEQGDAAKAIIAYREVLQLSPNNAAAYNNLGNLLVARGQTPEAIETYIQAIRKVPNNPSAYYKLGVAFYKQGEYKKAQQVLRRAHKQYRKQGNVEQTEVIEELMQEIISSKNKKQPEAETSVETSPESEVVIPDNNETEETSDNREFEFSPDSAPETEETPTITEDSFN; this is encoded by the coding sequence ATGTCTCAAAATTTTTTAAATATTCAGCCAAGTATTCAGCGTATGATTCGTGCTTCTGTTCCTTTAATATTTGGCTCCTGTGCTGCGTTGATTGGATTAACTATTGCCGAGTTACCTGCAAGTAGAGTTTGGGCGCAAACTGCTGTTACTCAAGATTTACAAGCTGCTGGTTTGTTTCAGCAAGGGGTGATGCGTTATAACGATGGCGATTTACAAGCTGCTGAATTAGCTTTACGTGCTGCTTTGAGTCGCGATTCTAATCTTGCTTCGGCACGCAATTATTTAGGTAATATCTTTTTACAGCAAAATCGTTTGGATGCAGCCGTACAGGAATACGGGGAAGCGATTCGTCTTAATCCTAATTTGGCTGAAGCTTACTATAATTTGGGTTTAGCATTGCACAAACAAGGGCAAAATGAAGCTGCAATTACTGCTTATCGTCAAGCATTAGTAGTAGAGCCGACAATGGCTAATGCTAACTACAATCTTGGTTTAGCACTGTATCAACAAGGACAAACTGAAGAGGCGATCGCCGCTTATCAGCAATCGATTAATCTTGATAGAAATAATGCTAATGCTTATTTTAATTTAGGTTTGGCTTTACAAGAACAAGGAGATGCAGCTAAAGCAATAATTGCTTATCGCGAAGTTTTGCAGTTGAGTCCTAATAATGCTGCTGCATACAATAACTTAGGTAATTTACTAGTTGCTAGAGGTCAAACTCCTGAAGCAATTGAAACTTATATTCAGGCAATTCGCAAAGTTCCTAATAATCCTTCTGCTTATTATAAATTAGGAGTAGCTTTTTACAAACAAGGAGAATATAAGAAAGCACAGCAAGTTCTCAGACGCGCTCACAAACAATATCGCAAGCAAGGCAATGTTGAGCAAACAGAAGTTATTGAGGAGTTGATGCAAGAAATTATTTCATCTAAGAATAAAAAGCAGCCAGAAGCAGAAACATCAGTCGAAACTTCTCCCGAGTCGGAAGTTGTTATTCCTGATAACAATGAAACCGAAGAAACTTCAGATAATCGTGAATTTGAGTTTTCTCCTGATTCTGCTCCAGAAACAGAAGAAACACCAACTATAACAGAAGATAGTTTTAATTAA
- a CDS encoding MEKHLA domain-containing protein has protein sequence MIAQNTHPWEQDKIVRHSQLMMSSFERLTGRTLLNCTGSDTDIAKALFEADFVLVSHGIEDNPIYNYGNRKALQLWEFSWGEFTSKPSRQFVQDTLQEERNKLLAETIETGLSHYSGVRISNSGKHFYIEDGILWNLLNAKKQYCGQAAMFSNYKFIE, from the coding sequence ATGATTGCACAAAATACTCATCCTTGGGAGCAAGACAAAATAGTACGTCACAGCCAGCTGATGATGTCGAGCTTCGAGCGTTTGACTGGTCGTACTTTATTAAACTGTACGGGTTCCGATACAGATATAGCAAAAGCGTTATTTGAAGCGGATTTTGTTTTGGTCTCTCACGGTATAGAAGATAACCCGATTTATAACTACGGTAATCGTAAAGCTTTGCAGCTATGGGAATTCTCTTGGGGAGAATTTACCTCAAAACCTTCCCGTCAATTTGTACAAGATACACTTCAAGAAGAACGTAACAAACTTTTAGCTGAAACTATCGAAACAGGTTTAAGCCATTATTCTGGAGTTCGTATATCTAATAGCGGGAAGCATTTTTACATAGAAGATGGTATCCTATGGAACTTATTAAACGCAAAAAAACAATATTGCGGGCAAGCTGCTATGTTTTCTAATTACAAATTTATTGAGTAA
- a CDS encoding ATP-binding protein → MKTVPLKSVMRQNQHRIVLVIDDSLEDTEIYRRYLEQDNKYSYTILEAETGEEGLELSQKKPDAILLDFMLPDFDGLELLVELKAKYYLKHLPIILLTGHGDETIAVKAIKGGAQDYLVKGRITSEGLRFAVDNAIKTAALQAKIEQQSQRERLILQITQQIRQSLQLDRILDTTVSEVRKFLQTDRVVIFRFNKDWSGAAISESVAPEYISILSQNIYDPCFGKNYVQHYKQGRIRIVSDLDSGKLNKCYVNMLTQFQVKANLVVPILLDEGLWGLLIVHHCSTKRKWQQIEVELLEQLATQVSIAIHQAELYNQLEQELNERKRKEAALLESEDNLRQINSRLLKITNQYKLQNQELDQFTYIVSHDLKAPLRAIANISTWIEEDLGQQVETETKKNLSMLRSRLNHMQSLINGLLDYSRVGRTQIAIETIPVADLLDEIINSLQPSSDFNIVISPQMPTLQGRKILLQQVFANLLSNAIKHHDRSDGKIEISVKDLETCYEFSISDDGPGIAPEYHNKVFAIFQTLESKYKSDSTGIGLAIVKKIVENEGGKITLESQLNQGTKFTFTWLK, encoded by the coding sequence ATGAAGACAGTACCTCTAAAATCAGTTATGCGTCAAAATCAGCATCGTATTGTACTTGTTATAGACGATAGTCTCGAAGACACAGAGATTTATCGACGATACCTTGAACAAGATAACAAATACAGTTACACCATACTCGAAGCCGAAACGGGAGAAGAAGGATTAGAGCTATCGCAAAAAAAGCCCGATGCAATTTTATTAGATTTCATGCTACCAGACTTTGATGGTTTGGAACTTCTAGTAGAATTAAAAGCAAAATATTATTTGAAGCATTTACCTATTATCTTACTTACCGGTCATGGAGACGAAACAATAGCTGTAAAAGCTATAAAAGGAGGAGCGCAAGATTATCTTGTCAAAGGAAGAATTACTTCTGAAGGTTTGCGATTCGCTGTAGATAATGCAATCAAAACGGCTGCCTTACAGGCTAAAATCGAACAGCAATCCCAGCGAGAACGTTTAATATTACAAATTACTCAACAAATTCGTCAATCTCTTCAATTAGATCGAATTCTTGATACTACTGTTTCGGAAGTTAGAAAATTTTTGCAAACTGATAGAGTAGTAATTTTCCGCTTTAATAAAGATTGGAGTGGTGCAGCAATTAGTGAATCTGTAGCTCCCGAATATATTTCTATTTTGTCACAAAACATATACGACCCATGTTTTGGTAAAAATTACGTTCAACATTATAAACAAGGACGTATCAGAATTGTATCAGACCTTGATAGCGGAAAACTAAACAAATGCTACGTTAATATGCTGACTCAGTTTCAGGTAAAAGCCAATTTAGTTGTGCCGATTTTGCTCGATGAAGGTTTGTGGGGCTTATTAATTGTTCATCATTGCTCGACAAAGCGAAAATGGCAGCAAATAGAAGTCGAATTACTCGAACAACTTGCAACTCAAGTTAGTATAGCTATCCACCAAGCAGAATTATACAATCAACTCGAACAAGAACTTAACGAGCGCAAACGTAAAGAGGCAGCCTTACTTGAAAGTGAAGATAATTTGCGGCAAATCAATTCTCGTTTGCTAAAAATAACCAATCAATATAAACTGCAAAATCAAGAATTAGACCAGTTTACTTATATAGTTTCTCACGACTTAAAAGCACCGTTGCGAGCAATAGCCAATATATCTACTTGGATTGAAGAAGATTTGGGTCAGCAAGTCGAAACAGAAACCAAGAAAAATCTTAGCATGTTGCGATCGCGATTAAATCACATGCAAAGTTTAATCAATGGTTTATTAGATTATTCCCGAGTCGGAAGAACTCAGATAGCAATAGAAACTATACCCGTAGCAGATTTGCTTGATGAAATCATTAATTCTCTTCAACCGTCATCTGATTTTAATATAGTTATTAGTCCGCAAATGCCTACTTTGCAGGGTAGAAAAATACTTTTACAGCAAGTTTTTGCTAACTTATTGAGTAATGCTATCAAGCATCACGATCGCTCTGACGGAAAAATAGAAATTTCAGTTAAAGATTTAGAAACATGTTATGAATTTAGCATCTCAGATGATGGTCCCGGAATTGCCCCAGAATATCACAATAAAGTTTTTGCTATTTTTCAAACTCTTGAATCCAAATATAAAAGTGATAGTACTGGAATTGGTTTAGCCATCGTGAAAAAGATTGTTGAAAACGAAGGCGGCAAAATTACCTTAGAATCTCAACTAAATCAAGGTACTAAATTCACTTTTACTTGGTTAAAATAA